The Paenibacillus amylolyticus genome contains the following window.
GATGTAACGATCCCGCCAAGCTTAATACTTTTAACCTTGTTCAGTTCTGGTACTCGGGTAGCGTATCCATTCCAATCGGCAATCGGTACGTAAAGCACCAATCCCGCAACGACACTATATAGAATTAGCTTGGGTAACAGCCTGCTGCTCCAGATCAGCCATGTTTTACGAATAATCATCTCGGCAACGATATAACCTACAATTCCACCAAGAATATATCCGAAGATTCCCCATCCGGCTGATTCTCTTGGAGCAATAATCGTGAAGTAAGCTCCGCCAATCAGAACAAGCGTAAACATTAAACCAAAGCGGAATATAGGTTTCACTAGAGTGAATGTAACTGCTTGTGTAGCGGATTCAACCTGTCTCTTTGCATAGAGCACATAAGTCAGCGGAATAAACAGGATTGCGATTATCAAATAAATTATAAGTTCTCCATTAGTGACAGGAGAATAACTGATTGAAGCTACACGAAGAACAAGTGACATTTCTTCCGCATTACGTCCCAATTCATCGTACGGATATCCAAGCAAATAATGCTGGAGATGAAGTGACATAATGAACCACACAACAACAGGTAACAAGAGTAGCGCGTACACGGTGAGCCCCTGCAAAACAGATTGACCAATGCACATGCCGACTGCCACAGTTAGCATGAACATAAACAGCGAGTAAATACTCATGCTCAAGCCCCACATCCAGATCGCACTGCCATCGAACAGAAAAGCAGGTTGGTCCAGTACTGCCCATACCCAGCCGGTAATCGCAGTTGTAATCCAGATTGGAATTAGGATCATGGCATATCCAGTCAACAGATTAACCGTTAACAGATGTTTGCGACGTAAAGGCAAACTATGATACAGATCAGAAGGTGCACCGGACTGAATATATCGAAAAAGAAAGATTCCAGCCGCTACGGGCAGTGTAATGGCGAATAGAATCTGCACTTCACCATTAGCCTGAAACAGACTTGTAATCTGCTGTGGCACGTCCCTGTACTCGGTAGCGATATGTAGCGGAAGTGAGAACAACAATGTGATCAGGTACAAAATGCCGATCCATCCATGCTGTCTGAAATTTTGGATCAGGATGCCCCGGTTACAGAACAATCGGTTGAATATCATACCCTGCATCCTCCATTTCGTAGATAAAGATTTCTTCAAGCGTCAGAGGCAGTACATCCAGCAGATAAGGATCGTGTATACGGAATTGATCGGTTACCTGTTGTCGGTTGCCTTTGACAATGTACAGGGATACACTTCCCCGTTTCTCTTCATGCAAAATATCAATCTGTTCCTCCATGGCTTTGGCATGGTCCGGGTGGCGGAAAGCAACCTGGATTTTATGCGTATCGGCCTTCAGATCATCGAGATCCTTCTCTACAATAATTCGGCCTTTGTGCATAATCGCCACATGGTCACACAGATCTTCAATCTCACGCAAGTTGTGCGACGAGATGACAATCGTGACCTGACGCTCAGCTGCTTCCTGGAACAGCAGGTTTTTGATCTGCTGGCGCATGACCGGATCTAGACCGTCAATCGGCTCATCCATCAGCAGCACTTCAGGCATACAGCTAAGTCCCAGCCATACGGCTGCCTGACGGCGCATGCCTTTGGACATGCGATGTAACTTGCGTTTTACATCCAGTTTGAACACCGTCGCCAGTTGCTTGAAACGTTCCTCATTCCAGCGTGGATATACGGAACGATAAATGCAGCCATCTGAGTTATTGAAGATTGTGGGAAAAAGTAGGGCGCATCTGCCATAAAGATTGTGCGGCCTTTGAGATCCATATTTTCATAAATCTCATGATCTTCGATACGAACAGTCCCGCTATCCTGACGGTAAATGCCAGCCATCATTTTGAGCAGCGATGTCTTGCCTGCCCCGTTGGAACCGAGCAAACCATAGATCGACCCCTTATGTATGTGCATCGTTACGCCATCCACTGCCTTTTCCTGTTCAAACGCTTTGACGACTTGATTCAGCTCAATCATGAGGCTCCTCCTTCTCCATACGGGCCATCGCTTCCTCAAACAAAAGCGTCATATCCGCTTTGGTCAAACCGGAATACGAAGCTTCTGCAATCAACTTCACCAGAGACTCTCTGATCTCATCTCTCATGGCTTCATTCGGATGTTCCACTGACGATGATACGAAGCTCCCTTTTCCCTGCAAAGAATAAATGTAACCTTCACGTTCAAGCTCGCGATACGCTTTTTGAATCGTATTCGGATTCACAGTCAGCTGCGTGGATAATGCACGAACGGAAGGAAGCTGTTCGTCGGGCTTTAGAATACCGTATACGATCATTTCTTTGATTTTGTCCACCAGTTGCTCGTAGATCGCCTTACGGCTGCGTACATCTAATTCGAACATCCCGCACCTCCTTTCGAAAAATGTGTTTATTACAACGAGTTGAAGAATGACTCTATCTGAGGTGTATGTGCAGCTATCTGAAGTGAAAACATTAAGATAATAGCCAAGGAGTATGTATGTGTGACTCCAACTTCAAGGTGTATTAACTGTACTATCATTATTAATACAGTTGAGACAGAATGTCAACAGTTGACTTTGACTTCTGGGTTTATTCGGAGTACGTTAAAAAGGATAGAACATATGGTATATTTGACATATTATTTTAGGCTGGGGAACAGGTTCATTTGGTTTAGAATGGGTCATCATTAAGGTGACATTCGCATGAGTTAAGGTGAGACAGGCATACTGAAGTGATACATCTACTTGAAGCGTTACGGTTACTGATGGGATACGTCTACCTGATGCGTTACAGTTACTTGATGGGATACGTCTACCTGATGCGTTACGGTTACTTGATGGGATACGCCTACCTGATGCGTTACGGTTACTTGATGGGATACGTCTACCTGATGCGTTACGGTTACTTATGTGTGATAGCCTACCCGAGGCCTTTGCTTGACGCTTTTGACAGAATTACATGCAAAGGTTGTTCAGGTCTTTCCCCTTCCGTTATGATGGAGATGAACTATTGTTCAATAATCACTGTATCTTGATTACTTTCTATTGTGCATTAACCTGATGGTCAATTAGCTCTGTTATGCATAAATGTTGCGCTGCGTCTTGGATCTATTGTCTGCACAGTAGTTGGCTGTTCAGTAAGCAGCTATATAAGAGTTAGCAAAACTATGTACTTGTTTTAAATTCGGGTTGGCATGAATGAGCTACTATGCAGTGGTCGAGTGTAAACTCGGTCCGTTATTCATTGGTTTGTTGTTTTAAATCCGAAGGGGATATATGTATGATTAGCGTTGGGTGGGTTGATTGGGTTGAAGCCGTCTTAAGCCTTTAAAACGTTTATCTGTTTAATTGGAGTCTCAATTGGTGCTGTCCGCACTGAGCATACATATTGTAGATATGTCTTTCAAAGGGTGGACACGTACCTGAATAATCAATCTGGAATCGGCAGTCTACATATAGATTATTTTTAATTTTATATCTGAAAACGTCTATATGTTGTGTTTGATCTTTCTGGCTGGATAGAGTACCTTTTTAGAAAACGTGTCCACTCTTTGAAAGACAAAATTACAAGATATGTCCTCTTATAGTGGACAAATATACCAAAATTTAATTTATATAAATTGAGCTATACATTTACACGGAAATATAAAAGTAAGTCATAACCCGAAGAAGTGTAGCTAAAAGCTTATTGTAGGAAAGATTTTTTGGAGGCATAGGTTGCGCTTCTAATACCTCACAAGGAGAATCGGTCATGAATGAACATAGGCAGGATGAAAAGCAAAATAATGAACGAAACGCATCATTCGTAAGTAGTGGACACCACGGGGATTTAATAGATGAAACAATGACTTCAGACAATTCAGATATAACTTCAGTCCAAGCAAATTCATCACAACGTGTTTTAATTGTAACCGCGGTGGATGCGGAAAAAGATGCGGTCCTCCGCGGCTTGGGAGACACGGCCGCGGAACGTTTTGACGTCATTGCTGCGGGCGTTGGCCCAGCCTCGGCCGCAGCTGGAACAGCCGCTACATTGGCATATGCCGTAGCGGCTGCGAGCACAAGGGCGTTGGCGCAGGGATCTACTGCGCCAAGCCCCTCGGATGTGGCACAGACATCTGCCACATCTTCAAGGCCTGGGCCCCTTGCCGGGATCGGCTCTTCACCAGCCTATATGCTGGTGATCAGTGCCGGCATCGGCGGCGGGTTCCCCGGCCGGGCGGACGTCGGCTCTCTCGTGGTAGCCGACGCCATGGTTGCTGCCGATCTGGGCTCGCAGACGCCAGACGGCTTTCTTAGTGTGGACGAGCTCGGATTCGGCTCGTCCATTGTGGCGGCGGACGCGGAGCTTACCGCTCGCCTTCGCCATGAGCTGCAGCGGGCCGGGCTCGCTGTCAGCGGAGGCACTGCGGTCACCGTGTCCACGGCGACCGGAACAGCGGAGACGGCCGCGGAGCTATTGCGCCGCGTGCCGGATGCCGCCGCCGAAGGCATGGAAGGCTTCGGCGTGGCAACAGCTGCCCAGCAGTTCGGCGTGCCAGCACTCGAACTACGGGCCATATCCAACGCGGTCGGTCCACGCGACCGCGACGCTTGGCGCATCAAGGATGCCCTCGATGCGCTTCAGGCTGCAAGTTCCATTTTACGGGAGGTTATCACATCATGAAAATAGCATTTTCCCCTTGTCCAAACGATACATTTATCTTTCACGCATGGGTGCACGGTTTGATCCCGGGCGCACCTGAGCTCGAAGTCCGTTATGCGGATATTGATATTACCAATGGTCTGGCGGCAAATCCGGATGGACCTGACACACCTGAAGTGATGAAAATTTCTTATGCAGCACTGCCATACGTGTTGTCTGACTATGCTCTGCTTCCTGCTGGTGGCGCACTCGGCAGAGGATGCGGTCCGCTCGTTCTGACCGCAAACGGTACGACCGATCCAGCCTATCTGTCTGGACGACGGGTCGCTGTGCCGAGTGAACGCTCAACAGCATATATGTTGTTCCGTCTATGGGCAGCGCAAAATGTTCCTGGCGGCGTAGGTGAAATTGTTGTCATGCCATTTGACCAGATCATGCCTGCTGTGCGGGACGGCAAGATTGATGCCGGACTTGTCATCCATGAAGCACGCTTCACGTACCAGAACTATGATCTCAAACTGATGACCGATCTTGGCAACTGGTGGGAAAGCGATACGGGTCTTCCGATTCCGCTCGGAGCCATCATCGCACGTCGCGACATGGACGCTCACGCCCTCGCCGGATGGGCACGCGCTTCTGTTGAATACGCATGGGCGCACCCGGATGAGTCGAGAGCATACGTGATGGAACACGCTCAGGAAATGGACCCTGACGTAGCTGCACAGCATATTG
Protein-coding sequences here:
- a CDS encoding GntR family transcriptional regulator — encoded protein: MFELDVRSRKAIYEQLVDKIKEMIVYGILKPDEQLPSVRALSTQLTVNPNTIQKAYRELEREGYIYSLQGKGSFVSSSVEHPNEAMRDEIRESLVKLIAEASYSGLTKADMTLLFEEAMARMEKEEPHD
- a CDS encoding futalosine hydrolase; translation: MTSDNSDITSVQANSSQRVLIVTAVDAEKDAVLRGLGDTAAERFDVIAAGVGPASAAAGTAATLAYAVAAASTRALAQGSTAPSPSDVAQTSATSSRPGPLAGIGSSPAYMLVISAGIGGGFPGRADVGSLVVADAMVAADLGSQTPDGFLSVDELGFGSSIVAADAELTARLRHELQRAGLAVSGGTAVTVSTATGTAETAAELLRRVPDAAAEGMEGFGVATAAQQFGVPALELRAISNAVGPRDRDAWRIKDALDALQAASSILREVITS
- a CDS encoding 1,4-dihydroxy-6-naphthoate synthase, encoding MKIAFSPCPNDTFIFHAWVHGLIPGAPELEVRYADIDITNGLAANPDGPDTPEVMKISYAALPYVLSDYALLPAGGALGRGCGPLVLTANGTTDPAYLSGRRVAVPSERSTAYMLFRLWAAQNVPGGVGEIVVMPFDQIMPAVRDGKIDAGLVIHEARFTYQNYDLKLMTDLGNWWESDTGLPIPLGAIIARRDMDAHALAGWARASVEYAWAHPDESRAYVMEHAQEMDPDVAAQHIGLYVNEFSANLGDDGYGAITALLGRAMKEGLVPEFDLDLLRI